The following coding sequences lie in one Saimiri boliviensis isolate mSaiBol1 chromosome 6, mSaiBol1.pri, whole genome shotgun sequence genomic window:
- the LOC101041567 gene encoding olfactory receptor 5M9, whose product MPNFTDVTEFILLGLTCRQELQVLFFVVFLAVYMLSLLGNIGMIILISISPQLQSPMYFFLSHLSFVDVCFSSNVTPKMLENLLSETKTISYVGCLVQCYFFIALVHVEVYILAVMAFDRYMAICNPLLYGSKMSRTVCVRLISVPYVYGFSVSLICTLWTYGLYFCGIFEINHFYCADPPLIKIACGGVHIKEMTMIVIAGINFTYSLSVVLISYTLIVVAVLRMRSADGRRKAFSTCGSHLMAVSLFYGTLIFMYLRRPTEESVEQGKMVAVFYTTVIPMLNPMIYSLRNKDVKEAVSRAITKTFVGQ is encoded by the coding sequence ATGCCTAATTTCACAGATGTGACAGAATTTATTCTCCTGGGGCTGACCTGTCGTCAAGAGCTACAGGTTCTCTTCTTCGTGGTGTTCTTAGCAGTTTACATGCTCAGTCTTTTGGGAAATATTGGTATGATCATTTTGATAAGCATCAGTCCTCAGCTTCAGAGCCCCATGTACTTTTTCCTGAGTCATCTGTCTTTTGTGGACGTGTGCTTCTCCTCCAATGTTACCCCTAAAATGCTGGAAAACTTACTATCAGAGACAAAAACCATTTCGTATGTGGGGTGCTTGGTGCAGTGCTACTTTTTCATTGCCCTTGTCCACGTGGAGGTCTATATCCTGGCTGTGATGGCCTTTGACAGGTACATGGCCATCTGCAACCCTCTACTTTATGGCAGTAAAATGTCCAGGACTGTGTGTGTTCGACTCATCTCTGTGCCTTATGTCTATGGATTCTCTGTCAGCCTAATATGCACACTATGGACTTATGGGTTGTACTTCTGCGGAATCTTTGAAATCAATCACTTCTATTGTGCAGATCCCCCTCTCATCAAGATTGCCTGTGGCGGAGTGCACATCAAAGAAATGACAATGATTGTTATAGCTGGAATTAACTTCACGTATTCCCTCTCAGTGGTCCTCATCTCCTACACTCTCATTGTAGTAGCTGTGCTACGCATGCGATCTGCCGATGGCAGGAGGAAGGCGTTCTCCACCTGTGGGTCCCACCTGATGGCTGTTTCTCTGTTTTACGGGACTCTCATCTTCATGTATCTCAGGAGACCCACTGAGGAATCTGTAGAGCAGGGGAAAATGGTGGCTGTGTTTTACACCACAGTAATTCCCATGTTGAATCCCATGATCTACAGTCTGAGAAACAAGGACGTGAAAGAAGCAGTCAGCAGAGCAATCACCAAGACATTCGTGGGGCAATAA
- the LOC101041265 gene encoding LOW QUALITY PROTEIN: olfactory receptor 5M3-like (The sequence of the model RefSeq protein was modified relative to this genomic sequence to represent the inferred CDS: deleted 2 bases in 2 codons): MLNFTYVTEFILLGLTSHWEWQVLFFVVFLVVYIITMVGNIGMIMLIKVSPQLNSPVYFFLSHLSFVDVWFSSNVTPKMLENLLSDKKKKKISYAGCLVQCFFFIALVHVEIFILAAMAFDRYMAIGNPLLYCSKMSRVVCIRLISFPYIYGFLKSLAATLWTYGLYFCGKIEINHFYCADPPLIKMACAGNFVKEYTMLIIGGINVTYSLTVVMISYLFILIAILQMHSAEGRRKAFSTCGSHLTAVIIFYGTLIFMYLRRLTEESVKQGKMVAVFYTTVIPMLNPMIYSHCLRNKDVKEAMTKVISRSCQTK; this comes from the exons ATGCTCAATTTCACCTACGTGACAGAGTTCATTCTTTTGGGGCTAACCAGCCATTGGGAATGGCAAGTTCTCTTCTTCGTCGTTTTTCTTGTGGTCTACATTATCACCATGGTGGGCAATATTGGCATGATCATGTTAATCAAGGTCAGTCCTCAGCTTAACAGCCCAGTGTACTTTTTTCTCAGTCATTTGTCATTTGTGGATGTGTGGTTTTCTTCCAATGTCACCCCTAAAATGTTGGAAAACCTGTtatcagat aagaaaaaaaaaaagatttcttatgCCGGCTGTTTAGTACAGTGTTTCTTCTTCATTGCTCTTGTCCATGTGGAAATTTTTATTCTTGCCGCGATGGCCTTTGATAGATACATGGCAATTGGGAATCCTCTGCTTTATTGCAGCAAAATGTCAAGGGTTGTCTGTATTCGACTGATTTCTTTCCCTTACATATATGGTTTTCTGAAGAGTCTGGCAGCAACATTATGGACTTATGGCTTGTACTTTTGTGGAAAAATTGAGATCAACCACTTCTACTGTGCAGATCCACCTCTCATCAAAATGGCCTGTGCTGGGAACTTTGTGAAAGAATATACAATGCTCATAATTGGCGGCATTAACGTCACATATTCTCTGACTGTAGTTATGatctcttatttattcattctcattGCCATTCTGCAAATGCACtcagcagaaggaaggaggaaggcctTTTCCACATGTGGGTCCCATCTGACAGCTGTCATCATATTTTATGGTACTCTGATCTTCATGTATCTCAGACGTCTCACGGAGGAGTCTGTGAAGCAGGGGAAGATGGTGGCTGTGTTCTATACCACAGTGATCCCCATGTTGAATCCCATGATCTACAGT CACTGTCTGAGGAACAAGGATGTGAAAGAGGCCATGACAAAAGTGATCAGCAGATCATGtcagacaaaataa
- the LOC101045289 gene encoding olfactory receptor 5AP2-like, protein MRNFTTVSEFILLGFKDHPELQRLLFVLFLLIYTITVVGNLGMILLIKIDSHLHTPMDFFLSNLSLVDFCYSSVIAPNMLINFWVKNPVISFNECATQFFLFGSFAGIEGFLLVVMAYDRYLAICKPLLYTVLMSPHLSALLVSATYLAGFVNAAIHTVFTFQLSFCRSSVINHFFCDTLPLLKGSCSDTHINEVVIFAFASFNELSCLLLILVSYLYILAAILRIHSAEGRHKAFSTCASHLTVVTIFFGTILFMYLRPSSSYSMDQDKVVSVFYTAVIPMLNPLIYSLRNKEVKASLSKIFKTVSCLCLESSNHRMPGLQEILQMTKSASIHPDFVSFCHEAFFW, encoded by the coding sequence ATGAGAAACTTTACAACCGTATCTGAATTTATTCTCCTGGGATTCAAGGATCACCCAGAACTACAGCGccttctttttgtgttgtttctgcTCATCTACACGATCACTGTTGTTGGAAATCTTGGCATGATTCTATTAATCAAGATTGACTCACATCTCCATACTCCGATGGACTTCTTTCTCAGTAACTTGTCCCTGGTTGACTTCTGTTATTCTTCTGTCATTGCCCCTAATATGCTAATAAATTTCTGGGTGAAGAACCCAGTCATTTCATTTAATGAATGTGCCACTCAGTTCTTCTTGTTTGGCTCCTTTGCTGGCATTGAGGGTTTTCTGTTGGTGGTCATGGCATATGACCGTTACCTGGCCATCTGCAAGCCTCTGCTTTATACAGTCCTGATGTCCCCCCACCTCAGTGCCCTCCTGGTGTCGGCCACATATCTTGCAGGCTTTGTAAATGCTGCCATTCACACTGTCTTCACCTTCCAGCTGTCTTTCTGCCGCTCCAGTGTCATTAACCATTTTTTCTGTGATACTCTGCCCCTCCTGAAAGGCTCTTGTTCTGATACACACATCAATGAGGTTGTCATTTTTGCCTTTGCCAGTTTTAATGAATTGAGCTGTCTCTTACTTATTCTTGTTTCCTATCTCTACATCCTTGCTGCCATCTTGAGGATTCACTCTGCAGAAGGCAGGCACAAGGCCTTCTCCACCTGTGCTTCCCACTTGACGGTGGTCACCATCTTCTTTGGGACAATCCTGTTTATGTATCTGCGTCCCAGCTCCAGCTACTCCATGGATCAAGACAAAGTGGTGTCTGTATTTTACACAGCAGTCATCCCCATGTTGAATCCTCTCATCTATAGTTTGAGAAACAAGGAAGTCAAAGCttctttaagtaaaatttttaaaacagtctcaTGTCTCTGCTTAGAATCATCAAACCATAGGATGCCAGGACTCCAGGAAATCTTACAGATGACCAAATCCGCTTCCATTCACCCTGATTTCGTTTCATTCTGCCATGAGGCTTTTTTCTGGTAG